Proteins encoded by one window of Ostrinia nubilalis chromosome 23, ilOstNubi1.1, whole genome shotgun sequence:
- the LOC135083461 gene encoding small ribosomal subunit protein uS17 isoform X1, with the protein MADQTERSFQKQPTVFLNRKKGIGLKRSRKPLRYHKDVGLGFKTPREAIEGTYIDKKCPFTGNVSIRGRILTGVVQKMKMQRTIVIRRDYLHYLPKYNRFEKRHRNMSVHLSPCFRDVELGDIVTIGECRPLSKTVRFNVLKVSKGKGSKKSFKKF; encoded by the exons ATGGCGGATCAG ACGGAACGTTCATTCCAAAAGCAACCGACGGTGTTCTTGAACCGTAAAAAGGGGATCGGTTTGAAGCGCAGCCGTAAGCCTTTGAGGTATCACAAAGATGTGGGCCTCGGTTTTAAGACACCTCGCGAG GCGATCGAAGGCACCTACATCGACAAGAAGTGCCCGTTCACTGGCAATGTGTCGATCAGGGGCCGGATCCTCACCGGAGTGGTGCAGAAGATGAAGATGCAACGCACCATCGTAATCCGCCGCGATTACCTGCACTACCTGCCCAAATACAACCGTTTTGAGAAGCGTCACAGGAACATGTCTGTGCATTTGTCACCCTGCTTCAG GGACGTGGAGCTCGGAGACATCGTGACCATCGGCGAGTGCAGGCCGCTCTCCAAGACAGTGCGATTCAACGTGCTGAAGGTGTCGAAGGGCAAAGGATCCAAAAAATCCTTCAAAaagttctaa
- the LOC135083461 gene encoding small ribosomal subunit protein uS17 isoform X2, which produces MADQTEKAFQKQATVFLNRKGGLKKKDQRHHKNVGLGFKTPREAIEGTYIDKKCPFTGNVSIRGRILTGVVQKMKMQRTIVIRRDYLHYLPKYNRFEKRHRNMSVHLSPCFRDVELGDIVTIGECRPLSKTVRFNVLKVSKGKGSKKSFKKF; this is translated from the exons ATGGCGGATCAG ACAGAGAAAGCGTTTCAGAAACAAGCGACGGTGTTCCTTAACCGCAAGGGCGGTCTCAAGAAGAAGGACCAGAGGCACCATAAAAATGTCGGTCTAGGCTTCAAGACGCCGCGTGAG GCGATCGAAGGCACCTACATCGACAAGAAGTGCCCGTTCACTGGCAATGTGTCGATCAGGGGCCGGATCCTCACCGGAGTGGTGCAGAAGATGAAGATGCAACGCACCATCGTAATCCGCCGCGATTACCTGCACTACCTGCCCAAATACAACCGTTTTGAGAAGCGTCACAGGAACATGTCTGTGCATTTGTCACCCTGCTTCAG GGACGTGGAGCTCGGAGACATCGTGACCATCGGCGAGTGCAGGCCGCTCTCCAAGACAGTGCGATTCAACGTGCTGAAGGTGTCGAAGGGCAAAGGATCCAAAAAATCCTTCAAAaagttctaa
- the LOC135083187 gene encoding MIP18 family protein galla-1: MDKSATLQELGYRDENDLRETIYDFLRTIRDPEKPSTLEDLKVVYEDGIFVKEPTADKVPVVRVEYNPTVPHCSLATLIGLCIRIKIQRSLHHPVKLDIYIKKGAHTTEDEINKQINDKERIAAAMENPNLSNLVENCIADEE; this comes from the exons ATGGACAAAAGTGCGACCTTACAAGAGCTGGGCTACAGAGATGAGAACGACTTGAGAGAGACGATCTACG ACTTTTTGCGGACCATTCGGGACCCGGAAAAGCCGAGTACTCTCGAGGATCTAAAGGTCGTTTACGAGGACGGGATTTTTGTGAAAGAGCCGACGGCGGACAAAGTTCCCGTGGTGAGAGTGGAATATAATCCCACAGTACCCCATTGTTCGCTGGCGACGCTTATCGGGTTGTGCATAAGGATAAAAATACAACGTTCGCTGCACCATCCTGTCAAACTGGATATTTATATCAAGAAAGGAGCCCACACTACTGAGGATGAAA TTAACAAGCAGATCAACGACAAGGAGCGGATTGCGGCTGCAATGGAGAACCCCAATCTAAGCAACCTGGTCGAGAACTGCATAGCTGACGAGGAGTAA
- the LOC135083326 gene encoding autophagy-related protein 13 homolog: protein MAPDVAFSNISDKNEFTKFTKFLAYKGVQVIVESRKGVKIEPNSKPTTQDSDWFNLQIPDSPEVNQATKNALPSDRVLETIRSQLHVEISVQTEDGDEMVLELWTLELDETQFDTSLKAMNTVYFRMGILLKSLITTTRITPAYHLSRKQRTESFTIFYRVYNGEPKTKALGEHVKKVQAGLLKTPLGGIGFSVVYRTNFSISPNKKEKDKTLLLKSDHFELSPKHVIFESKKKKEVKEKEFKPLKPVDLNKPLRLAAFTDEEVVRRAFEDFLEKFPVPKFRVHVKPKSPVQDIPVESKSTQELDVTMLSKSPTSFESPPKKFSGFRNEHEPPLKLLCFPFADNHPIRELAEFYKDFFNAPHLKLTEDIIPKARDDDSLKEEVEMLSEDLSKDLELYESSVLEFDQLLEDMCKSAEWGGN from the coding sequence ATGGCGCCCGACGTGGCATTCTCAAATATAAGCGACAAAAACGAATTCACAAAGTTTACAAAGTTCCTAGCTTATAAAGGTGTGCAAGTGATAGTGGAGTCGCGCAAAGGTGTTAAGATTGAACCGAACTCTAAACCGACGACGCAGGATTCCGATTGGTTCAACCTCCAAATACCTGACTCTCCAGAAGTGAACCAAGCCACAAAGAATGCTCTGCCATCAGACAGAGTGCTGGAAACAATTCGGTCTCAGCTCCACGTCGAAATTTCAGTCCAAACCGAAGATGGCGACGAGATGGTACTTGAATTGTGGACTCTGGAACTGGACGAAACTCAATTCGACACCTCGTTGAAGGCTATGAACACCGTGTACTTCAGAATGGGCATTCTTTTGAAGTCTCTCATTACCACAACCAGAATTACACCCGCATATCATTTGTCCAGAAAACAAAGAACTGAATCATTCACTATTTTCTACAGAGTCTACAATGGAGAGCCTAAGACGAAGGCTCTGGGAGAACATGTGAAGAAGGTCCAAGCGGGATTGCTGAAGACGCCTTTAGGAGGGATTGGCTTCTCAGTCGTGTACCGCACAAATTTTTCCATATCaccaaacaaaaaagaaaaggaCAAGACTTTGTTGCTGAAAAGTGACCATTTTGAGCTGAGCCCCAAGCACGTGATTTTCGAGTCCAAGAAGAAGAAAGAGGTGAAAGAGAAAGAGTTCAAGCCATTGAAGCCTGTGGATTTGAACAAACCGTTGCGTCTTGCTGCGTTCACAGATGAAGAGGTAGTCCGACGGGCTTTTGAAGATTTTCTTGAGAAGTTTCCCGTCCCTAAATTCAGGGTCCACGTCAAGCCAAAAAGTCCTGTTCAAGACATCCCAGTGGAGTCTAAAAGCACCCAGGAGTTGGACGTCACAATGTTATCCAAAAGTCCGACCTCTTTCGAGTCGCCTCCGAAAAAGTTTTCGGGTTTTCGGAACGAGCACGAACCTCCATTGAAGCTCCTTTGTTTTCCGTTCGCCGATAATCATCCTATAAGGGAGTTGGCGGAGTTTTACAAGGATTTCTTCAACGCTCCGCATCTGAAACTGACCGAGGATATAATCCCAAAGGCTAGGGATGACGACTCTTTGAAAGAAGAAGTCGAGATGCTGAGTGAGGATTTGTCTAAGGATCTGGAGCTGTACGAAAGTTCTGTCCTGGAATTTGACCAGCTGTTGGAGGATATGTGCAAGTCGGCAGAATGGGGCGGCAATTAG